TGCCCTCACTGATTTGCAACATGATTTTGTATGGTGCATTCTCTAGCTTAGTGAAATACTCGTACATCATGTAGCTTGGTAAATCAGCATCCCATTCTGCGTGCACCAACATTACTGGCACACGAATATCTTTAGGGTCATAAACAGGCGTACCTGCCGTCCAGAATTCACGAGCATCTTGAACGGTACCATTGGGCGCACGCAGTTTTTTTGGTTCCTGGGTTTTACCCCATGGATCAGTCTCAAATGTTGCCGCAGCCCATTTCTCAAACCACCCTTGTGGAATTAAGCTAGCTTTTGCATTTTCTGGAACGCCAGTCAGCCAGCGATTTTTGGCATCGGCCACCGAGGCAACGCGATAAGCGCCTAGCTGACCGCCCTTATCAGTCAATGGAGCACCGCCTTGACGCAACCATTGTGGAGCATATAAAACTAACTTATTTACCTTTTGGTTATTCTCGGTGGTGTATTTGCCCATGATGGTAGTTCCCCATGACCATCCAAGTAAATTTATCTTATTGATATTGCGCTTCTTCAGAATGTAATCAACCGCACTCGAGACATCACTTACGGCAACATTAGTGCGTACCAAAGGAGGATTTTGCTCGGCAGGTTGATCCATCTCTGGTGGACGCGTGGATTTACCGTAACCACGCAAATCTACCAACCAAACGTCATAACCTTTAGAGGCAATGTATTCCATCCAAGATGTGCCACCCAATGACAAATCAAAAGCGGTTTCAGATGGATAGGTAGAGCCATGAACATAGAGTAATGTCTTATCAGGTGAGAACGTTTTCATTCCCGCTAAATGCTTATTCCGCAGATAAAGAGAGATCCCAGGGGTATCACTCTGAATCATGTATTCATTCATCTCGATTTTCCCTGCAGCAAAGGCTTGGGAAAATCCCAAGAAAGCAAGTAAGCCAATAAAGAGCTTTTTATTGATTTTCATTTTGTCTCCAAGAATTTTTGTATAAGCTAATAATCTTTGCATGATATTACTATCAAGCGCTCCCAAATAGACAAAACCCTCACCATTTCTGATGAGGGTTTCCTTTTCTGGTAGGCCCACAAGGACTTGAACCTGGGACCAAAGGATTATGAGAGTAGATATCCAAAAAAACCACCAGGATTTCATGAGGTTATGTCGCTTGATTATCGGTCCGCGAGTATTTCTGTGACTGGATTAACAAGGCCACAAAGAATAGTCTCTCACCCTTTGGTTTTGAAAACAAAAGGGATTTTTGGAGCAACCATCTAACACTTCATTACTCCAAACAGTTTTTATTTGAAACTGACAGGTATTACTTTAAGTAACGCTCGTTTGTTTACTATAGCCAATGAACTGAAGTAGAGTCTAGTGGCATTGCTGGAAGCTGCAAATGGGCAATTAATGCCGGGTTGAATCAGGGCAAGATAAGGGTATCTACTGAAACTTTTTTATGGAATTAGACTAGCAGTATCTAAGGAGGGATCATGAATCGTCGCCTAATTCTTAAAGCTCTAGCCGCATCAAGCATCATTGGTATTCCGAGCTTTTTACTTGCTCAAAATAACAAGCCCGCCCAAATCACAATTATTTATGACGCGTTTGGAAAACCTTCTGATCTTGGTCGTGGCTGGGGATATGCAGCCCTCATCGAATACGGCGGCAAGCGAATCCTCTTCGATACCGGCGGACAATACAAAGTCTTTGCTGATAACGTCAAGAAGCTCAAAATTAACCTAAAGAACTTAGACTTTGTTGTCCTATCCCATAGGCATGGTGACCACACATCAGGACTCCAATTTGTTCTGGAGCAGAACCCTAAGGTTCAGTTTTATGCACCTACCGAAGCAGGATCATTTGGCAACCCAATCCATGGAGCTAGCCCACTTGGAAAATTAATTTCCAGAAAAGTGGATGATGTTCCTCAAGATCTGCACTACTTTGACGGTAAGTACGAAGATAAGTACAAGGTTGACTCAGCTTGGCCAACAGCCAACATTACCTTGATTGATAAGCCCACAGAAGTAATGCCGGGATTCTACCTTTTTAAAACCGTTTCCGAGAAAAAAGGAACGATGGAATTAAATGAACTCTCATTAGCAATCAAGACCCCTAAGGGATTAGCAGTAATCGTCGGGTGCTCACATCCTGGAATTGAAAAGATATTAACGGCAGCCGCCGAAATTGATCCGAATATATACACACTAGCCGGCGGACTACATTTAGTTGATGTCAGCGATCAACAAATTACTGAAATTGTTTCAAACTTTAAAAATAAATGGGGTATTGAAAGGATCGCAGCAGGCCACTGCTCTGGAGAGTTTGCTCAAGCCGAATTCAGTCGAAGCTATGGCAATAAACATGATCATTCCGGTGTCGGAGAAATTATTCTTTTACCGAAATAACTAACTTATCTAAGCTTTATAGAAACCAACAAAAAAATCAATCCAAGGGTTGGTTTTTCATTTCTAATCCGCCAACCGGAGCATAGGAAAAACGGCTGCTTTTATAGCCATAACTACTCCAGTTGAATATTGAGACGCTTGTTTAATGCCTTAAAGCGGGCAATTTCAGCCTTCATAAAGGTTGCCATAGCCTCCGGCCCTTTATTAGCAACCTCAAGTGATTGACCTGCCATCCTCTCCTTTACCTCTAAGGTGTTCATAGCCTCTGATACAGCTTTTGCAAACTTGCTAGCAATTGGCTTTGGAACCGAAGATGACAAAGCAACTCCATAAAAAACCTCGAAGGTTGCTGCCGGTAAACGCAACTCATCTAATCCAGGGACATCGGGCAGAAAACGTGAGCGTGAAGGAGAGGTAACAGCAAGTGCACGCAACTTACCTGCTTTGATTTGGGCTCCTGCTGCTGCGATAGTCTCCAAACCAAAATCAGCATCACCGCGAATCAGAGACAAAATAGCATCGCTACTACCCTTGTATGGAATGGGCTCAACATCAATTTGTGCAGCACCTGCAAAAATCTCTGTCGCCAAGTGCGGGGTTGTGCCCGGACCATAGCTTGTGTATCTCAAAGATTTAGGCTTAGCCTTGGCTTGTGCAATTAAATCAGCAAGCTTCATATAAGGCTTATCTGTTGAGGTAACAATTACCAAAGGTGTAGTGACGGAAAGATTAATTGGGTAGATATCTTTTTCAATATCGTAAGGAAGATTGGAGCGCAATGCGGGCAATACAACAAAGCTACTGCTCGCAGATACCAGCACCGTATATCCATCTGCGGGCGCGCGAAGGGCTGCCATCACACCAATGACAGTTGAGCCGCCTGGTTTATTTTCTACAATCGCCGGCTGGCCTAACCTTGGCGGCAAAGCCTCTGATAAGACGCGACCTAAAACATCAGTTGCTCCCCCAGGAGGAAAGGGAACAATTAAATTCAGGGGCTTACTTGGCCATGATTGAGCCTGAACTACTGTACTCATTACAAAAAGAATTGCACTTAAAAAGTACAGTCTGATTTTATTCATTACATTCATTTTTAAATGCCTAAAAAATAATTAGTTCCAGGAAAAATTTGTAGCAGTAGATTTTTCACTTAAGTCCCAAAATATGCCCGCCATCATTTTCAGGCCTTCAGCAGCAACTGGTTTAAGCATATGCTCATTAGGAGCATGCTGATTACATGCTGGATAAGAATGTGGTACCCAAATCGTTGGTAACCCTAAAATGTCCGCAAACACATCATTCGGCAATGAGCCGGCTAGATTAGGTAAAACCGTTGCCTGTTTGCCCGTAGTTTTTTCAATGGAGGACTTAACCCAATTAACCCAGGGATTTTTCAAATCAAGACGTGTAGCCGGCGTGAATGCATTTACCCTCACCACAACATCATCAAATCCTAACTTGACTAGATAATCATGCACATGCTTTAACAAATTATTCCAGTCTGTTCCAACAACAAAGCGCAATTGACAATGTGCGATTGCCTGTGAGGGGATAGCGTTAACTGGGCGATCCGGTTGCCCAGAACCAAGAGCCAGAATTTCTAAGGTATTGCTTGCAATCAATTTCTCGGCTGGCGTTAATCCCAACTGCCCCCAAGCAAGATCTATTGCAGGGTCATCTTTGCCTTTACCGACTACAACTGATTTCAATGCATCTCTTATTAGAGGATCGAGCGCTGGAGCCTTAAGGTCATCCAATAAAATCTTGCCATGAGCATCAACCAAATGACTTAATGCATGAACTAAACGAGTAGCTGGATTTACAAGAACTCCGCCCCAATTGCCAGAATGGTAGGCCTTATCTCGAGATTTAACTTGCAGACTAAAGTTGACGAGTCCTCTTGATCCCAAAAAAATAGTTGGCGTTTCAGCGTTAACGCGAGGGCCGTCACTTGCAATAAGTAAGTTAGCTTTAAGTAATTCCTTCTGGCTCTCGCAAAAATTTCCTAAGCCAGGGCTGCCAGCCTCTTCTCCCATCTCCATTAATACGGTAACGTTAAAACCCAATACACCTTCACGAGCCTTTAAGACTCTTTCTAAGCCGAATAAAGTAATAGTATGCTGACCTTTATTGTCAGCCGAGCCGCGACCATACCAGCGTTCACCATCTTGCGATAGTAACCATGGATTTAAACCTTCCTGCCAGCGAGTATCTTGACCATTTACTACATCACCATGGGCATAAATTAATAAGGTTGGTAAATTGACATCTTCAATTCGCCTGGAAACCAAGATTGGCGCTGCCCCAGAAATAGGATTATCAAAAATCTCCGAAACAAACCCCATCTTTTCTAGGTATGGCGTAATTTCATCCTGCAAGTAACCCCAGAGTTCTTGTGGTGCAACTGGCAAGTCGCCTTCCGTTTTATATGCTATACGGCTAGCCAGCGCTTTTTGCAGTTCACCTTGCTCAAACCAGGCCTGCACAGAAGATAGGAAATTTTCTCTTTTCATAATGACTTACTATAAAGACTTATTTAGCGACTGCACCAACTGAAAATCCCAGCCTATAGACTCGAGTCAACTCTTCTAGACATATATCAACTTAATAGCCAAAAAAAATACCAACCCGAAGGTTGGCATTTTATCTGTGGTGGGCCCACCAGGACTTGAACCTGGGACCAAAGGATTATGAGTCCTCTGCTCTAACCAACTGAGCTATGGGCCCGTTAGTCTTGGATCAATCTTCCTCGAGGAAGGTCTTGAGTTTGTCGCTACGGCTTGGATGACGCATTTTTCTCAGAGCCTTAGCTTCGATCTGACGAATACGCTCACGAGTAACGTCAAACTGTTTGCCGACTTCTTCGAGGGTGTGATCAGTGCTCATCTCAACACCAAAGCGCATACGCAATACTTTTGCTTCGCGCGGTGTCAATGAATCGAGAACGTCTTTCACCACATCACGCATAGAGTCATGCAATGCTGCTTCAGCTGGAGCCAATGTATTGCCGTCTTCAATGAAATCGCCCAAATGAGAATCTTCATCATCACCAATTGGGGTCTCCATAGAGATAGGCTCTTTAGCAATCTTCATGATCTTACGAATCTTGTCTTCAGGAATCTCCATCTTCAGCGCCAAGGTTGCAGCATCTGGCTCATGGCCAGTTTCTTGCAAGATCTGACGGCTGATACGGTTCATCTTGTTGATTGTCTCGATCATGTGAACAGGGATACGGATCGTACGAGCCTGGTCAGCAATCGAACGAGTAATCGCCTGACGAATCCACCATGTTGCATAGGTAGAGAACTTATAACCACGACGGTATTCAAACTTATCTACCGCTTTCATCAAACCAATGTTGCCCTCTTGAATCAAGTCCAAGAACTGCAAGCCACGGTTAGTGTATTTCTTAGCAATCGAGATTACCAAACGTAAGTTGGCTACTGTCATCTCACGTTTCGCTTCGCGGGCACGCTTCTCGCCGGCGATCATTTGCTTGTTTACTTCTTTTAATTCTGGAAGTGGAATAACGACATTCTTCTGAATATCAATCAACTTCTGCTGAAGTTCTTGAATCGCAGGAACATTACGTTGCAAGAGTGCGCTGTAAGGCTTGTTCTCTTTAAGTAACTTCTCAGTCCAAGTCAAATTCATAGACATTTTAGGGAAATCTTTTAATACTTCACTACGATTAACGCCCACTTTGTCTACCAACAAGCTAACGATGCCACGCTCAAGTTTCCATACTTGATCCACTTGTGAGCGCATGGTGTCGCATAACTTCTCAACACTCTTCGCTGTTAAGCGGAAGCCAAGCAATTCAGCACGAATTGCCTCTTGCGCTTTCAGATACGCAGGACAGTTATAACCATCCTTATCAAAGGCGCGGCGCATCTTGTCAGCTTGTGTGCGAACGATGGCAAACTTCTCTAAAGAAATCTGCTTTAACTCTTCTAATTGCTTGGCGTTAGCCGTTGCAGCGCCACCGCCGCCACCGCCACCTTCGTCTTCACCGCCGTCATCTTCGCCCTCTTCAGCATCCGGATCAACTTCTGGCTCTTCAGGTCCAAGCTTAATATCTTCTGCGTTTGGATCAACCAAACCATCAACAAACTGGTCAATCTCCATCTCGCCACTAGCAATCTTGTCAACGTTGCTAAGGATCTCAGCAATCGTTACAGGGCAAGCAGCCAAAGCCATCACCATGTCTTTAAGGCCGGCCTCGATCTTCTTCGCAATGACGATCTCGCCTTCGCGAGTCAGCAAATCCACTGTACCCATCTCACGCATATACATACGTACTGGATCGGTAGTGCGTCCGAATTCTGAATCAACTGTAGATAAAGCAGCTTCAGCTTTTTCTTCAGCCTCTTCTTCGGAAGCCGCAGCTTCTGTGTTGTCAGACAGGATTAAAGTTTCAGCATCGGGTGCTTGTTCGTAAACAGTAATACCGATGTCGTTGAGCAAGCTGATCAAAGTCTCTAATGCGTCTGCATCAGACAACTCGTCAGACATCACGTCATTCATCTCGCCATGGGTTAAATAGCCCTTGGACATACCCATCTTGATCAAAGTCTTCAAACGAGCACGACGTAACTCTTGCTGCTCTTCAGTACCCAACTGCTGTGCTGCGAATTCTTTTAAGAGCGCCTTCTCTTTAGCTTTACGCTCACGCGCTTTTTGACGATCAGTTAAAACTGGCTCCGCATTTTCTGCAGGAGCATCCGCCTTGGCTTTACGGCCACGCTTCTTCTCTTCCTCAACTGCTGGCACTTCAACTTCAGCAACCTGGGCTTTTTTACCTTTAGTTTCTTTAGTTTCTTTTGTCTCTTTTGCTTCCTTAGCTTCCTTCACAGCCTTAGCCGGTTCAGCTTTAGGTGCAGGCGCAGCTTTACCCTTTTTAACTGGCTCAACTTTGACTTCTGCCTTTACAACCTTTACGGGGGCTTTAGCAACTGGCTTTGCTGGCGCTTTTGCTGCTGGCTTCGCAGCAGCTTTTGCTGGTTTAGCTGGAGCTTTAGCTGGCACTTTTGGAGCTGGCTTCGCAGCTGCCTTTACTGGCTTGGCAGGTGCTTTCGCTTTTGGGGCCGGCTTCGCAGGAGTCTTTACTTTAGTAACCGGCTTAGCAGCAGCCTTTACTGGTTTAGCAGGCGCCTTCGCTTTTGGAGCTGGCTTAGCTGGAGCTTTAGCTTTAGAAACTGGTTTTGCGGCAGCCTTTACTGGCTTAGCCGGGGTTTTTGCTTTGGCAGCTGGTTTTGCAGCCGCTTTTACTGGTTTAGCTGGAGCTTTCGCTTTTGGAGCTGGTTTTTTGGTCTTAATATTCGGCATTTATTAGCACTTACTCACATTACTGTTGTTGATATCGACTGATGAAACACAGCCCCGTAGTAACTCACTTACCCACTTACCCCAAATTTCATCAAAATAAAGCGCAAGTGGCTGAATTAAATCGGTTTTTTCTTGGGAACAGAGGATTATAGTCGATTGCGACTTTTTTACCCCCGTAACACTTAAAAATATGGGGTAATTTCTGAGGATTTCTAGGGGTGTTTCAGTAAATTCTTAGGAGAATTTCAGCTTTTCGCCCAATTCCCGATAACGGGCCTTATCTTGTTCGGAAGCAGTGCTTCCAGAGATCTTTTGGGCAATTTCAGTCATTTCTTGCTTGAGATGGGTTAACTCCAGCTTTTTGAACGCCCCCTCAAGATCAGCAGCCGCACCCTCTAACTCCAAATCGGAGCCCATCACTCGATTTCTCAGGACCTCATAGAGAGGAGCTAACTCACTACGAGAGAGTTGATCTTGGAACATGGCAAATGCACCGGCACCCGCGATCGCTGGCTTATTGCCCTCACCTGGAATCAACTCAACCAAGTCACACTGTGACAAAAGGTCTTTCATCAAAGCGTGGGCTTTTTCGGATCTCTGCTCTGCCGCCTTCAATGCTAGTGCGCGCTTGTTCGGATCCAAAGCTTTTCCCAAATGCGGAAACTGAATAATCACTCGCAGCATTTGCTCGGCTAAATCCGTTGGTGCTTTGGGTGGCTCTATATTTTGAGTGGCAACTCTTTTTGCAGATCCTTTGGATGCTTGCCAAGGCGCGCCTTGACGATTGCCATTATTAGAAAAATTATTTTGGCTATTTGGGTTGCCTTGATTACCTTGTCCACCTTGATAGCGGGCCTGTGCTGGCTGATAAGTAGTTTGACGAACAGGTGCAGGCGCTACCGTTAACCCACAAAATGCTTCAAGTTCTGCAGGGGTAGTATTGGTACGAATCGCGAGCTCGCGCAAGATTTGCGTACGCAAAGCAATGGGAGGCATCGACAGTAAAAGTGGCTTAGCGGCATGATGGGTATGGGCTCGACCTTCTGGGGTAGTTTGCTCGTGACCCTCACTAACAACCTTAAAGAAGAAGCTAGAGATAGACATCGCTTCTTTAATCACCTTCTCAAAAGCAGGTGCGCCATAAGCACGAACATAGCTATCAGGGTCATGCTCTGTCGGTAAGAATAAGAAACGAATTTCTTTATCGTCTGACATGAGTGGTAAGCATGCTTCAAGTGCACGCTGTGCCGCACGTTGACCAGCAGAGTCGCCATCAAATGAGAAAACCACTTTCTCGGTTTGTCTGAGTAGCATGCGTACATGGTTTGCCGTACAAGCTGTACCCAGTGTTGCAACCGCGTTGGGGAACCCCAATTGCGCTAAGGCAACAACATCCATATAACCTTCGCATACCAAAACATATTCTTGTGCACGAATCGCTTGTCTTGCTTCAAACAAGCCATAGAGCGTATTGCCTTTTGAGAACAATGGCGTCTCAGGAGAATTTAAATACTTTGGCTCACCTTGATCCAAAATCCGCCCACCAAAGCCAATGGTTTGACCCTTGGGATTACGAATAGGAAACATAATGCGGTCACGGAAACGGTCGTAGCGCTTTACATTCGCACCTTCGGACTGCTCACCCTGAATAAGCAAGCCGCCTTCCACCAAGGTCTTCGCTATCTCATCGTTGGAGTAAGCGCCAAACACCGCCTCAAGACCCTGCCAGCCGTCAGGCGCGTAACCCAAGGCATAACGCTTAGCAATCTCACCGGTAAGTCCGCGACCTTTTAAATACTCAACCGCCCTAGTGTTGCCCTTTAGTTGTTGGCGATACCAATCAGCAGCAGCACTCATCACCTCACTCAATGCCATTGCTTGCTGCTGTCTTGCTACATCATTCGCAGTGCGCTCCTCACGAGGCACATCCAAACCCGCAGAACGGGCAAGATCCTCGATCGCATCTACATATCCAAGTCCGGAATACTCCATTAAGAAGCTAATGGCAGAGCCATGAGCGCCACAACCAAAGCAGTGATAAAACTGTTTAGTAGGCGATACCGAAAATGAGGGGGATTTCTCTGAATGAAAGGGGCACAAACCCTGAAAGTTCGCGCCCGCTTTTTTTAGCTTAACGTGCTGCCCAACCACATCAACGATATCAACCCGATTTAAAAGATCGGCAATGAAGGATTGTGGAATTAGCGCCATGTAGCCAGTATGAAAGGATTTTGCTTTCTTGACTAGCTACTGAGTTTACTTACTTCGCCAATGCGGCTTTTACCAAGCCAGATACTTTACCCATATCTGCTTTGCCAGCCAATTGACCTTTAAGTACGCCAATGACCTTACCCATATCCTGTGGGCCTGCAGCGCCAGTCGAAGCAACGGCGGCAGCTACTGCAGCCTCTACTTCAGCATCGGATAACTGCGCAGGCAAATACGTTTGCAAAATCACCATCTCAGCAGCTTCAATCGCAACTAAATCATCGCGATTGGCTTTTTCAAACTGAGAGATCGAATCTTTACGTTGCTTAATCATTTTTTCGACAGTCGCAATCACACCAGCATCGTCAACCACAATGCGCTCGTCGACTTCGCGTTGCTTAATCGCCGCCAACAAAAGACGAATTGTTCCAAGGCGCTCAACTTCTTTAGCGCGCATAGCGTTTTTCATATCTTCAGTGATTTGATCTTTTAGACTCATGGCTTTATTCCTGGTGTTGAATATAAAACGTCGAACATTTAATAATGGTGATTAAAAAGCAAAAACCCGCTGCGTTTCACCGTCAGCGGGTTTCAAAGCCTCTCGGTGAGGAGAGCTTTTAAATTCTATTAGTAAAGCTTCTTAGGCAACATTTGGCTGCGAATACGCTTGTAATGGCGTTTAGCAGCTGCAGCCTTCTTGCGCTTACGTTCAGCCGTTGGCTTCTCGTAGAACTCGCGTGCACGCAAGTCTGTCAAAAGGCCATTCTTTTCAATGGTGCGCTTGAAACGGCGCAATGCCACTTCAAATGGTTCGTTTTCGCGGAGGCGGACTGTAGTCATACTTATTTAACTCGTATATGCTCGATAGATATCGAAAAATTAACTGAATTGCGATTCTAGCACGGCTAAGTAAAAAAATGATTGTTTTAGGAATAGAAACTTCTTGTGACGAGACCGGGGTGGCTTTATACAACACCACGCCTTGGGAAGAGGGTAAACCGGCCTTCCAGGGCATATTGGGCCAGGGCTTGCACTCCCAGATCGCCATGCACCGGGACTATGGGGGCGTTGTCCCCGAACTAGCCTCCCGCGACCATATTCGTCGTGTTTTACCCCTTTTAGACCAATCCTTAGCCCAATCCGGCCTCAAATTAGCCGATATTGATGCCGTGGCATTCACTCAGGGCCCCGGATTGGCTGGCGCCCTCCTGGTAGGAAGCGCTTTTGCCAAATCTCTGGCCCAAGGCCTCAATTTACCGTCTATTGGGGTACATCACCTCGAAGGACACCTACTTTCCCCACTTTTAGGGCAAACCACCCCTCAATTCCCCTTTATCGCCCTGCTGGTATCTGGTGGCCATACGCAACTTATGAAGGTCTCAGGGATTGGTCAATACGAGCTGCTTGGCGAAACCTTGGATGATGCGGCGGGAGAAGCCTTTGATAAGACGGCCAAATTACTTGGCTTGGATTACCCAGGTGGGGCATCTATTTCTAAATTGGCAGAAGAAGGTCGCCCGGGTATTTTTGATTTACCTAAACCCATGCTGCACTCTGGCGATTTAGATTTTTCTTTCTCGGGATTAAAGACGGCCGTCCTCAATCAAGTGAAAAAGTTTGCAGAAAAAAATATTACGAATCCTTCAGAGGTCACACAATTTCATGCGGATCTTGCTAGAAGCTTTGTTGACTCCATCGTGGCAGTTCTTGTCAGTAAATCGGAGAAGGCTCTTAAACAATCAGCTTGCAAACATTTGGTGCTTGCAGGCGGTGTTGGCGCCAATTTGCAACTGCGTGCTGCGCTCAATGACAAAGCGCAACGAAATAGCTTTGAGGTGCATCACCCACCACTTGAACTCTGCACAGATAATGGCGTGATGATTGCCTTTGCTGGAGCGCTACGTATGATCGAAAAAAATAATGGCTCCACAACATTTGGAGCCTTTGATATCAAACCCCGCTGGGATTTGCAAAGCAATAATCTGAAATAGATTTATTGCTTGTTATTTCTGATGGCTGATTCTGGCAAATGCACTGTGGTTGTGAATAGATTCAAAATTCTCAGCCTCCACTACAAAAGAGCGAATACGCTGATCAGCCTTGAGATTGCCGGCCACATCACGCACTAAGTCTTCTACGAACTTCGGGTTGCTATAAGAATGCTCAGTCACCCATTTTTCGTCAGGGCGCTTGAGCAATCCCCATAACTCGCTAGAAGCTTCACTTTCAGCGGCGGCAACTAAATCTTCTACCGTCATCTGCGTTTTGGAATCTAACGCTACAGTCATAGTGACATGTGAGCGTTGATTATGCGCACCAAACTCAGAGATCTCTTTTGAGCAGGGGCATAAACTCATCACTGGAACTTGTGCACGTAAACCCAATTCAACATCAGCGCTGCCCGTTGAATTTTGCTTGACTGTTGCCATCCAAGTTACTTCGTAATCCATCAAGCTTTCTACACCAGAAACCGGTGCTGCTTTTTTAACGAAGTGCGTATAAGTAAATTGCACATGACCTTCTTTAGCATCGAGCAAAGGCAACATATCGCGTACTAAGGCAACAATGGTAGTGCTATCCACTGCCGCATCTTGTTTTTGGAGAAGCGCCATGAATCGAGACATGTGTGTACCCTTTACATGAGCAGGTAAAGCCACATCCATCTCAAAAGTTCCAACCGATGGAAAATTACCCGTCTTGCTGCGAATAGTCAGCGGGTGACGCACGCCACGAATACCAACTTGCTCAATAGGAAGTGCGCGCTCATCCAAGGTGGATTGCACGTCAGGCATAGCGCTGGCTTTCAGAAAGGCGGGATTCAAGTCATTCATCACTCTATTTTCAGGCAAAACGGGCTTATTTGCCTACCAGCGCTGAATTTACAGTCAATATTGCCGGAAAACGTTGTTTGATGGAGTTAGCAATACCCTCAACATCCAAGCCACACTTGGTCATCAGCAGGCTGTAGTCACCATGCTCGATAAATTGATCAGGAAGACCTAATTGCAAGAGGGGTTTCTGAATACCAAGATTCGAGAGCGCCTCTAAACAAGCGCTACCTGCGCCACCGGCAATAGCCCCATCCTCAATCGTCACAAAATAATCATGATCAGCCGCTAACGATTGGATGAGATCTACATCGAGCGGCTTTACAAAGCGCATATTGGCCACCGTTGCATTAATCCCTTCAGCCACTTCGAGTGCCGGGTAGAGCAAAGTGCCAAAAGCCAATATCACCACACGTTGACCAGCAGGCGCAGTGGATTTACGACGAATCTCACCTTTACCAAATGGCAGAGTACGCAATTCTTTAGATGGGATAGCGCCAATACCTGCACCACGCGGGTAGCGAACTGCGCTTGGGTGTGGCTGATGAAAGGCAGTAGTTAACAAGTCACGGCATTCAGACTCATCTGCCGGTGTCATCACCAGCATATTTGGAATGCAGCGCAAGAATGGAATGTCATAAGCACCTGCGTGGGTGGCGCCATCAGCACCAACGAGACCAGCGCGATCTAATGCAAACAACACCGGTAAGTCTTGTATCGCCACATCATGAATCAGTTGGTCATACGCGCGCTGCAAGAAAGTGGAGTAAATCGCCACCACTGGCTTCATACCTTCGCATGCCATGCCGGCTGCAAAAGTGACCGCGTGCTGTTCCGCAATACCGACATCGTAGTAACGCTTAGGGAAACTCTTCTCAAACTCAACTAGGCCGGAACCCTCTCGCATGGCTGGAGTAATGCCAACCAATAAAGGATCTGCGTGCGCCATATCGCATAACCACTCACCAAATACTTGGGTAAATGTTTTCTTGCTAGCAGCTG
This is a stretch of genomic DNA from Polynucleobacter sp. JS-JIR-II-b4. It encodes these proteins:
- the tsaD gene encoding tRNA (adenosine(37)-N6)-threonylcarbamoyltransferase complex transferase subunit TsaD, whose translation is MIVLGIETSCDETGVALYNTTPWEEGKPAFQGILGQGLHSQIAMHRDYGGVVPELASRDHIRRVLPLLDQSLAQSGLKLADIDAVAFTQGPGLAGALLVGSAFAKSLAQGLNLPSIGVHHLEGHLLSPLLGQTTPQFPFIALLVSGGHTQLMKVSGIGQYELLGETLDDAAGEAFDKTAKLLGLDYPGGASISKLAEEGRPGIFDLPKPMLHSGDLDFSFSGLKTAVLNQVKKFAEKNITNPSEVTQFHADLARSFVDSIVAVLVSKSEKALKQSACKHLVLAGGVGANLQLRAALNDKAQRNSFEVHHPPLELCTDNGVMIAFAGALRMIEKNNGSTTFGAFDIKPRWDLQSNNLK
- the folE2 gene encoding GTP cyclohydrolase FolE2, whose product is MNDLNPAFLKASAMPDVQSTLDERALPIEQVGIRGVRHPLTIRSKTGNFPSVGTFEMDVALPAHVKGTHMSRFMALLQKQDAAVDSTTIVALVRDMLPLLDAKEGHVQFTYTHFVKKAAPVSGVESLMDYEVTWMATVKQNSTGSADVELGLRAQVPVMSLCPCSKEISEFGAHNQRSHVTMTVALDSKTQMTVEDLVAAAESEASSELWGLLKRPDEKWVTEHSYSNPKFVEDLVRDVAGNLKADQRIRSFVVEAENFESIHNHSAFARISHQK
- the dxs gene encoding 1-deoxy-D-xylulose-5-phosphate synthase: MTLHSINSPDDLKKLSREELPALADELREFVLDSVSKTGGHLSSNLGTVELSIALHYVFDTPDDRIVWDVGHQSYPHKILTGRRERMGTLRQHKGLSGFPHRSESEFDAFGTGHSSTSISAAMGMARAFQTKGERHVAVAVIGDSAMTGGMAFEAMNNAGVYDDLPLVVILNDNDMSISPAVGALNRHLARLLSGNIYSATKKGIDSVLSIAPPLREFAKRLEDHAKGMVSPSTIFQEFGFNYFGPIDGHDLDALIPMLQNVRRLALEGRGPQFLHVVTKKGQGYELAEADPVLYHGPSKFNPEEGVKKSAASKKTFTQVFGEWLCDMAHADPLLVGITPAMREGSGLVEFEKSFPKRYYDVGIAEQHAVTFAAGMACEGMKPVVAIYSTFLQRAYDQLIHDVAIQDLPVLFALDRAGLVGADGATHAGAYDIPFLRCIPNMLVMTPADESECRDLLTTAFHQPHPSAVRYPRGAGIGAIPSKELRTLPFGKGEIRRKSTAPAGQRVVILAFGTLLYPALEVAEGINATVANMRFVKPLDVDLIQSLAADHDYFVTIEDGAIAGGAGSACLEALSNLGIQKPLLQLGLPDQFIEHGDYSLLMTKCGLDVEGIANSIKQRFPAILTVNSALVGK